Proteins found in one Geomonas subterranea genomic segment:
- a CDS encoding DUF1499 domain-containing protein produces the protein MKTSVRSTAMVLPLFAVACAAFAMLLLFASGPGARLNVWNFKTGFSMIKAAGYTGLGCAVVALASSVISVRRRHFKGIFVSLIALILALIAFGIPLYWKVQAQNYPRIHDISTDLNNPPRFVAISTERRAAVRYGGVEVATQQMKAYPELKTVVLALPANEAYKTALLTVRELGWDIVAERPAEGTIEATDTTRWFGFKDDIVIRIVPAGDRSLLDIRSVSRVGISDLGTNAKRMRAFIAKIALGRK, from the coding sequence ATGAAAACTTCCGTCCGCAGCACCGCGATGGTGTTGCCGCTTTTTGCGGTTGCCTGCGCCGCGTTCGCGATGCTGCTGCTCTTCGCCTCCGGCCCCGGTGCCAGGCTTAACGTCTGGAACTTCAAGACCGGCTTCTCCATGATCAAGGCGGCAGGCTACACAGGATTGGGATGCGCCGTCGTCGCGCTCGCCTCGAGCGTGATCTCGGTCAGAAGAAGGCACTTCAAGGGGATCTTCGTGTCACTGATCGCCCTTATCCTCGCCCTGATCGCGTTTGGCATCCCGCTGTACTGGAAGGTCCAGGCTCAAAACTATCCGCGCATCCATGACATAAGCACCGACCTCAACAATCCCCCGCGCTTCGTCGCCATCAGCACCGAGCGACGTGCGGCCGTCAGGTATGGCGGGGTGGAGGTCGCCACCCAGCAGATGAAGGCGTACCCGGAATTGAAGACTGTCGTTTTGGCGCTGCCGGCCAACGAGGCGTACAAGACGGCACTGCTGACGGTAAGGGAACTTGGGTGGGATATCGTGGCTGAACGCCCGGCGGAAGGGACCATAGAGGCAACCGATACCACCAGGTGGTTCGGCTTCAAGGACGACATCGTGATCCGCATCGTCCCGGCCGGGGACCGGTCGCTGCTGGACATCCGCTCCGTGTCGCGGGTCGGCATTTCCGACCTCGGCACCAATGCGAAGCGGATGCGCGCTTTCATCGCCAAGATAGCGCTCGGGCGAAAGTAA
- a CDS encoding Ppx/GppA phosphatase family protein, with the protein MTDKVAAIDLGTNTARLQIATRTPYRQVLLKRIITRLGGGFTRETGLSTEAQERSLAALKEFAADMASHGVVRLRAVATSAVRDAKNGAGFCRRVLEETGIALEIIDGNEEAMLTLRGVASILDNKNEDLAVFDVGGGSTEYTLASEQKPLFSRSLPIGVVRLTEGKAGVAEMEDKIRRELSSLRRELAGEGLAERFSGATLVGTAGTATTLAAIDLGMTDYDYKKVNNHTLPLAKVETMFNRLLPLTPQERLQVPGLEPGREDLIIAGILVVLTTMREFGFSTFKVSDSGLLEGLILGV; encoded by the coding sequence ATGACCGACAAGGTAGCCGCCATCGACCTCGGCACCAACACCGCCCGGCTTCAGATCGCCACCCGAACCCCATACCGGCAGGTGCTCTTGAAGCGCATCATCACGAGGCTGGGAGGCGGCTTCACCCGCGAAACCGGACTCTCCACCGAGGCGCAGGAACGCTCGCTTGCCGCCTTGAAGGAGTTCGCCGCCGACATGGCGAGCCACGGCGTGGTGCGCCTGAGGGCGGTGGCCACCTCGGCGGTGCGGGACGCAAAAAACGGCGCCGGTTTCTGCAGGCGTGTGCTCGAAGAGACCGGCATCGCCCTGGAGATAATCGACGGCAACGAGGAGGCGATGCTCACCCTGAGAGGGGTAGCCTCCATCCTGGACAACAAGAACGAGGACCTCGCCGTGTTCGACGTGGGGGGAGGGAGCACGGAATACACGCTGGCCTCGGAGCAAAAGCCTCTTTTCTCCCGCAGCCTCCCGATCGGGGTGGTCCGCCTCACCGAGGGAAAGGCCGGGGTTGCCGAGATGGAAGACAAGATCCGGCGTGAACTCTCGTCGTTGCGACGTGAATTGGCCGGGGAGGGGCTCGCGGAGCGTTTCAGCGGGGCGACCCTGGTCGGTACGGCCGGTACGGCAACGACCCTTGCCGCCATCGACCTCGGCATGACCGATTACGACTACAAAAAGGTCAACAACCACACGCTGCCGCTGGCCAAGGTCGAGACGATGTTCAACAGGCTCCTCCCGCTCACGCCGCAGGAGCGCCTGCAGGTGCCAGGTCTTGAGCCCGGGCGCGAGGACCTGATCATCGCCGGCATCCTCGTCGTGCTCACCACCATGCGCGAGTTCGGGTTCTCCACCTTCAAGGTCAGCGATTCCGGCCTCCTCGAAGGGCTGATCCTGGGAGTCTAG
- a CDS encoding ammonia-forming cytochrome c nitrite reductase subunit c552, whose amino-acid sequence MGVNTAKRCTVAVLAMLAGTGIWAGCSHRAAEVQSAQVTEAPLDPADAAIDPARWGKLYPIHYQQWKLTSEPTPAGLSKYKRGYDVGEERRDKLDEYPFLALLYNGWGFGAEYNEPRGHYYMVQDQLEVDPGRIKAGGACLTCKTPYAPKLAKEMGPAYFPTPYKDVLARLPKANQTLGVACIDCHDNKGMALRISRGFTLGKALREIGLDESKLSREQKRTFVCAQCHVTYMIPKDKEMHSTDVVFPWAGSREGHITIENIIKQIKSSPANLEWTQAVTGFKLGFVRHPEYEFYSNQSPHYLEGVTCADCHMPMMTSNNEELTDHRIMSPLKGSMSTCAACHSETPQQLRQKVIAIQDRFIDRYLKTGYAVATDAKLFEMANKARAAGKQLDNDLYAMAREHYEQAFYRLIFLGAENSTGFHNPAEATRVIEDASSHAAGADMHLRQLLAKAGERVPEKIDLELSKYTNNRGTKKLQFKREHEILPPTLVK is encoded by the coding sequence ATGGGTGTCAACACCGCTAAAAGATGCACTGTCGCCGTCCTTGCCATGCTGGCAGGCACCGGGATCTGGGCCGGTTGCAGCCACCGCGCCGCTGAGGTTCAGTCTGCGCAGGTAACGGAAGCACCGCTTGATCCAGCCGATGCGGCCATAGATCCGGCGCGCTGGGGCAAACTGTACCCGATCCACTACCAGCAGTGGAAGCTTACCAGCGAGCCGACGCCGGCCGGGCTCAGCAAGTACAAAAGGGGGTACGACGTAGGGGAGGAGAGACGCGACAAGCTCGACGAATACCCTTTCCTGGCACTGCTTTATAACGGCTGGGGCTTCGGCGCCGAGTACAACGAACCGCGCGGGCACTACTACATGGTGCAGGACCAACTGGAGGTCGATCCCGGCAGGATCAAGGCCGGAGGCGCCTGCCTCACCTGCAAAACACCTTACGCGCCAAAGCTGGCCAAGGAGATGGGACCGGCCTACTTCCCGACCCCGTACAAAGATGTGCTGGCACGCCTTCCGAAGGCAAACCAGACTCTCGGCGTCGCCTGCATCGATTGTCACGACAACAAAGGGATGGCTCTCAGGATCTCGCGCGGCTTCACCCTCGGCAAGGCGCTCCGGGAAATCGGCCTGGACGAGAGCAAACTGAGCCGTGAACAAAAACGCACCTTCGTCTGCGCCCAGTGCCATGTGACCTACATGATTCCCAAGGACAAGGAGATGCACTCCACCGACGTCGTCTTCCCCTGGGCGGGGAGCAGGGAAGGGCATATCACCATCGAGAACATCATCAAGCAGATCAAGAGCTCGCCGGCCAACCTCGAGTGGACCCAGGCCGTGACCGGGTTCAAACTCGGGTTCGTTCGCCACCCGGAGTACGAGTTCTACTCCAACCAGAGCCCCCATTACCTCGAGGGGGTGACCTGTGCCGACTGCCACATGCCGATGATGACCTCCAATAATGAGGAATTGACCGACCACAGGATCATGAGTCCGCTCAAGGGGAGCATGTCCACCTGCGCCGCATGTCACAGCGAAACGCCGCAGCAGTTGCGGCAGAAGGTTATCGCCATCCAGGACCGGTTCATTGACCGCTACCTCAAGACCGGCTACGCGGTCGCCACCGACGCCAAATTATTTGAAATGGCGAACAAGGCGCGTGCCGCCGGCAAGCAGCTCGACAACGACCTGTACGCGATGGCCAGGGAGCACTACGAACAGGCGTTTTACCGGCTGATCTTCCTGGGCGCCGAGAACTCGACCGGCTTCCACAACCCGGCCGAAGCCACGCGCGTCATCGAGGACGCATCGAGTCATGCCGCCGGGGCCGATATGCACCTGCGCCAGTTGCTGGCGAAGGCGGGGGAGCGGGTGCCGGAAAAGATCGACCTGGAGTTGTCGAAGTACACGAACAACCGCGGCACCAAGAAGCTGCAGTTCAAGCGCGAACACGAGATCCTGCCGCCCACTCTGGTTAAATAG
- the nifK gene encoding nitrogenase molybdenum-iron protein subunit beta translates to MANNLGLKVKPVTEIPEAEVNRVAAWINTEEYKEKNFARQALVINPAHACQPLGAELAAHGFEGSLPFVHGSQGCASYYRSTLNRHFREPAPAVSDAMTEDGAVFGGQNNLHEGLENSYKLYKPKMISVFTSCMPEIIGDDLTAFIKNARIKGFVPNDLPIPYANTPSFNGSHIHGYDAMLLAILQTLTQGKKVEGRCTGKLNLLPGFDANTGNIREYKRILEAFGIPYTVLADISDVFDSPNDGTYRPYPGGTKLEDAADSVNGKVTLALGTYSTAKTYGWLKDNYSGKHASIPMPFGIAKTDAFLLKLSELTGKPIPASLKEERGHAVDLLTDAHQYIHGKKFAVYGDPDYLLGLVSFLLEVGAKPTHVLCSKGTKKLEKELQALLDSSPFGKEGKVYVNKDLWHLRSLVMTEPVDAIIGDTHGKFAARDAKVPLFRFGFPIFDRVNLHREPLIGYQGVMNMMSTICNKFIDVVDETCDDRQFEMMR, encoded by the coding sequence ATGGCAAACAATCTTGGACTAAAAGTCAAGCCGGTCACCGAAATACCTGAAGCTGAAGTGAACAGGGTGGCGGCCTGGATCAATACCGAGGAATACAAGGAGAAGAACTTCGCGCGCCAGGCGCTGGTGATCAACCCGGCCCACGCCTGTCAGCCGCTCGGTGCGGAGCTGGCAGCCCACGGCTTCGAGGGAAGCCTCCCCTTCGTGCACGGTTCCCAGGGGTGCGCCTCCTACTACCGCTCCACCCTGAACCGGCATTTCCGCGAGCCGGCTCCGGCGGTTTCCGACGCGATGACCGAGGACGGCGCCGTGTTCGGCGGCCAGAACAACCTGCACGAAGGTCTCGAGAACAGCTACAAGCTGTACAAGCCGAAGATGATCTCGGTCTTCACCTCGTGCATGCCGGAGATCATCGGCGACGACCTGACCGCCTTCATCAAGAACGCCCGTATTAAAGGATTCGTCCCGAACGATCTCCCCATCCCGTACGCCAACACCCCGAGCTTCAACGGCTCGCACATCCACGGCTACGACGCCATGCTGCTTGCCATCCTGCAGACCCTCACCCAGGGGAAAAAGGTGGAAGGGCGCTGCACCGGGAAGCTGAACCTGCTCCCGGGCTTCGATGCGAACACGGGTAACATCAGGGAGTACAAGCGGATTCTCGAGGCATTCGGCATCCCCTACACCGTCCTGGCCGATATCTCCGATGTCTTCGACTCCCCGAACGACGGGACCTACCGTCCGTACCCCGGGGGGACCAAGCTCGAGGACGCGGCCGACTCCGTGAACGGGAAGGTCACCCTGGCCCTTGGGACCTACTCCACCGCCAAGACCTACGGCTGGCTCAAGGACAACTACTCCGGCAAGCACGCCAGCATCCCGATGCCCTTCGGTATCGCCAAGACCGACGCCTTTTTGTTGAAGCTCTCCGAGCTCACGGGCAAGCCGATCCCCGCGTCGCTCAAGGAGGAGCGTGGCCATGCGGTCGACCTCCTGACCGACGCGCACCAGTACATTCACGGCAAGAAGTTCGCGGTCTACGGCGATCCCGATTACCTGCTCGGCCTGGTCTCCTTCCTGCTCGAGGTGGGCGCAAAGCCGACCCATGTGCTCTGCTCCAAGGGAACGAAGAAGCTGGAGAAGGAGTTGCAGGCGCTGCTCGACTCCTCGCCGTTTGGCAAGGAAGGGAAGGTTTACGTCAACAAGGATCTCTGGCACCTGCGGAGCCTCGTGATGACCGAACCGGTGGATGCCATCATCGGCGACACCCACGGCAAGTTTGCGGCGCGCGACGCCAAGGTGCCGCTGTTCCGCTTCGGCTTCCCCATCTTCGACAGGGTGAACCTGCACCGCGAGCCGCTCATCGGCTACCAGGGCGTCATGAACATGATGTCCACCATCTGCAACAAGTTCATCGACGTCGTCGACGAGACCTGCGACGACAGGCAGTTCGAGATGATGCGTTAA
- the nifV gene encoding homocitrate synthase — translation MGEQAKVFIGDTTLRDGEQTAGVVFSTREKIAIARHLDAMGVHELECGIPAMGEEERDSIRALVNLGLSARLITWNRALIPDIEASIACGIGAVDISLSVSDIMIRHKINKSRDWVQEQLKRALGFAKEKGLYVCVGGEDASRADGEFLIELMRTARDNGADRFRYCDTLGILDPFAMCEKVARLTTAVPELDIEVHTHNDLGLAAANALAGVRGGARYISTTVNGLGERAGNAALEEVVMALKVACGVDVGIDTRRLRAVSRLVGRASNREVPAWKAVVGEKVFSHESGLHADGVLKDPRNYEVFPPEEVGLARHIVAGKHSGTNGIVESYRQIGIPITRAEAQELMALVRHTAQRIKGPLGEKDLVKLHQARSVSLAA, via the coding sequence ATGGGTGAGCAAGCGAAAGTTTTTATCGGTGACACCACGTTGCGCGACGGCGAACAGACGGCAGGGGTCGTCTTCAGCACCCGCGAGAAGATCGCCATCGCCAGGCACCTTGACGCCATGGGCGTGCACGAACTTGAGTGCGGCATTCCGGCCATGGGCGAGGAGGAGCGCGACTCAATCCGGGCTCTGGTCAATCTGGGGTTGTCGGCCCGCCTCATCACCTGGAACCGCGCCCTGATCCCGGACATCGAGGCGAGCATCGCCTGCGGCATAGGCGCCGTGGATATCTCGTTGAGCGTCTCGGACATCATGATCCGTCACAAGATCAACAAAAGCAGAGACTGGGTGCAGGAACAGCTCAAGCGCGCGCTCGGCTTCGCCAAGGAGAAGGGGCTGTACGTCTGTGTCGGTGGTGAGGATGCCAGCCGCGCCGACGGCGAGTTCCTCATCGAGTTGATGCGTACCGCCCGCGATAACGGCGCCGACCGGTTCCGTTACTGTGACACGCTGGGCATCCTCGACCCCTTCGCCATGTGCGAGAAGGTGGCGCGCCTAACGACCGCTGTGCCTGAGCTGGATATCGAGGTTCATACGCACAACGATCTGGGTCTTGCCGCGGCAAACGCGCTTGCCGGTGTCAGGGGAGGGGCGCGCTACATCAGCACGACGGTGAACGGTCTCGGGGAGCGCGCCGGCAACGCGGCGCTCGAAGAGGTCGTGATGGCGTTGAAGGTCGCCTGCGGCGTCGACGTCGGCATCGACACCAGGCGATTGCGCGCGGTTTCGAGACTGGTAGGGCGGGCCTCCAACCGCGAAGTGCCAGCCTGGAAGGCGGTGGTGGGGGAAAAGGTCTTCTCCCACGAATCCGGGCTGCACGCGGACGGCGTGTTGAAGGATCCCCGAAACTACGAGGTATTCCCGCCGGAGGAGGTGGGGCTCGCCAGGCACATCGTGGCCGGCAAGCACTCCGGCACCAACGGGATCGTTGAGAGCTACCGCCAGATCGGTATCCCGATCACCCGCGCCGAGGCGCAGGAATTGATGGCGCTGGTGCGCCACACCGCGCAGCGCATCAAGGGCCCGCTTGGCGAGAAGGACCTGGTAAAGCTGCACCAGGCGCGCTCCGTCTCCCTTGCGGCATAG
- the nifH gene encoding nitrogenase iron protein, producing the protein MRQIAIYGKGGIGKSTTTQNTVAGLASLGKKVMIVGCDPKADSTRLILHAKAQSTVMDLVRELGTVEDLELEDVLKVGYGDVKCVESGGPEPGVGCAGRGVITAINFLEENGAYTPDLDFVFYDVLGDVVCGGFAMPIRENKAEEIYIVCSGEMMAMYAANNIAKGILKYATSGKVRLGGLICNSRNTDREDELIEALAAKLGTQMIHFVPRDNQVQRAELRRMTVIEYSPEHKQAEEYRELARKIYENKMLVVPTPLTMDELEELLMEFGIMEADDESVVGVAEAATK; encoded by the coding sequence ATGAGACAGATCGCGATCTACGGCAAAGGCGGCATCGGCAAATCCACCACCACCCAGAACACTGTGGCAGGTCTGGCATCCCTCGGTAAGAAGGTCATGATCGTCGGCTGCGACCCCAAAGCTGACTCCACCCGTCTGATCCTCCACGCCAAGGCCCAGTCCACCGTCATGGACCTGGTTCGCGAGCTCGGCACCGTCGAGGATCTCGAACTCGAGGACGTGCTCAAGGTCGGCTACGGCGACGTCAAGTGCGTCGAGTCCGGCGGTCCGGAGCCGGGTGTGGGATGTGCAGGGCGTGGCGTCATCACCGCCATCAACTTCCTCGAGGAGAACGGCGCCTACACCCCTGACCTCGACTTCGTCTTCTACGACGTTCTGGGCGACGTCGTCTGCGGCGGGTTCGCCATGCCGATCCGTGAGAACAAGGCGGAGGAGATCTACATCGTCTGTTCCGGCGAGATGATGGCCATGTACGCCGCCAACAACATCGCCAAGGGAATTCTGAAGTACGCCACCTCCGGCAAGGTCCGTCTCGGCGGACTGATCTGCAACTCGCGCAACACGGACCGCGAGGACGAACTGATCGAGGCGCTCGCCGCCAAGCTCGGCACCCAGATGATCCACTTCGTCCCCCGCGACAACCAGGTCCAGCGCGCAGAGCTGAGAAGGATGACCGTCATCGAGTACTCCCCGGAGCACAAGCAGGCCGAAGAGTACCGCGAACTGGCCCGCAAGATCTACGAGAACAAGATGCTGGTGGTGCCGACCCCGCTCACCATGGACGAACTCGAGGAACTGTTGATGGAGTTCGGCATCATGGAAGCCGACGACGAGTCGGTGGTCGGGGTGGCAGAGGCGGCAACGAAGTAG
- a CDS encoding antibiotic biosynthesis monooxygenase, which yields MGKEENSLQNVQQGATVVITHRVKDGQQEGYNDWLEEIGPLCRASLGHLDWHIVRPIAGLSETYTIMIRFDTVEHLQGWMNSEERRRLIEKVRPLLAGDDDFFVRSGLDFWFTPLGAKARVPVRWKQFLVTWSAIFPLASCVPLVVVPLLRWIGVPSLSYLDALLVSGVIVFLMVYLVMPRYTRLVQRWLFD from the coding sequence ATGGGTAAAGAGGAGAACTCTCTGCAGAACGTCCAGCAGGGCGCTACGGTCGTCATAACCCACCGCGTGAAAGACGGGCAACAGGAAGGATACAACGACTGGCTGGAAGAAATTGGTCCCTTGTGCAGGGCGTCCCTCGGCCATCTCGACTGGCATATAGTTCGCCCCATTGCCGGCCTGTCCGAAACCTACACCATAATGATCCGTTTCGACACGGTGGAACACCTGCAAGGATGGATGAATTCGGAGGAGCGCCGGCGGCTGATCGAGAAAGTGCGCCCTCTCCTCGCGGGGGATGACGATTTCTTCGTTCGCAGCGGACTCGACTTCTGGTTCACCCCGCTGGGAGCGAAGGCAAGAGTGCCGGTCCGCTGGAAGCAGTTTCTCGTGACATGGTCGGCCATCTTCCCGCTGGCGTCATGCGTGCCGCTCGTCGTGGTTCCGCTATTACGGTGGATCGGGGTCCCCTCTCTTTCCTACCTTGACGCCCTGCTCGTTTCCGGTGTGATCGTTTTCCTCATGGTCTACCTGGTCATGCCGCGCTATACCCGGCTGGTGCAACGCTGGCTTTTTGACTGA
- a CDS encoding methyltransferase — protein MELKEWTPATLLELSGGYWSTCTLHAGVKLNLFTPLASAPMSAAELAGTLDCDARGLAMLLDALAALGLLEKKDRQYAATPFSSTFLSRTSPEYLGHIIMHHHHLVGGWSRLDQAVKSGQPVRERVSHEDVESSRESFLMGMFNLAMMIAPRIVPQIDLQGRRRLLDLGGGPGTYAIHFCRHNPRLDAVICDLPTTRSFAEETVARFGLSDRIGFVAADFEQDDLPEGFDVAWLSHVLHGIGPDACARVLKKTVSALEPGGLILIQEFVLDDKRDAPVFPALFSLNMLLGTPEGQSYSQGELFAMLEHAGATGVRRLPIELPNGAGVIAGIVPEKGGR, from the coding sequence ATGGAGTTGAAAGAATGGACGCCGGCAACACTTCTGGAATTGTCGGGTGGATACTGGAGCACCTGCACCCTGCACGCCGGGGTCAAGCTGAACCTCTTTACCCCGCTCGCCTCGGCCCCGATGAGTGCCGCCGAACTGGCCGGTACCCTTGATTGCGATGCGCGCGGGCTCGCCATGCTGCTGGACGCGCTAGCCGCCCTCGGTCTACTGGAGAAGAAAGACCGGCAGTACGCGGCCACCCCCTTTTCCTCCACGTTTCTGAGCCGCACCTCGCCGGAGTATCTCGGGCATATCATCATGCACCACCACCACCTCGTGGGGGGATGGAGCCGGCTTGACCAGGCGGTAAAATCGGGACAGCCGGTCCGGGAACGGGTTTCCCATGAGGATGTGGAGAGCTCGAGAGAGAGTTTCCTGATGGGGATGTTCAACCTGGCGATGATGATCGCCCCCAGGATCGTCCCCCAGATCGATTTGCAAGGACGCCGGCGCCTGCTCGACCTGGGAGGCGGCCCCGGCACCTACGCCATTCACTTCTGCCGTCACAACCCCCGACTGGATGCCGTTATCTGCGACCTCCCGACCACCAGGAGCTTCGCTGAAGAGACCGTGGCGCGTTTCGGGCTCTCCGACCGCATCGGTTTCGTCGCCGCTGATTTCGAGCAGGACGACCTGCCTGAGGGGTTCGACGTGGCCTGGCTGTCGCATGTGCTGCACGGGATCGGTCCCGATGCGTGCGCCAGGGTCTTGAAAAAGACCGTATCCGCCCTTGAACCCGGCGGGCTGATCCTGATCCAGGAGTTCGTGCTGGACGACAAGAGAGACGCGCCGGTCTTCCCCGCGCTTTTCTCGCTGAACATGCTGCTGGGAACGCCGGAGGGGCAGTCCTACAGCCAGGGGGAACTCTTCGCCATGCTGGAGCACGCAGGGGCGACCGGGGTGCGTCGTCTCCCCATCGAACTACCCAACGGCGCTGGAGTCATTGCCGGTATCGTGCCTGAGAAGGGGGGGCGGTAA
- the nifD gene encoding nitrogenase molybdenum-iron protein alpha chain — protein sequence MSTEIKTVEGITKESTQAMINEVLELYPEKGKKKRAAHLAPNDQASGSACVKSNKKTVPGVMSARGCAYAGAKGVVWGPIRDMVHVSHGPVGCGWYSWGTRRNLMSGITGVNSFPMQFTSDFQEKDVVYGGDKKLATLLQEAKDLFPLAKGISVLSECPVGLIGDDINQVAKVASKELDIPVIPCNCEGFRGVSQSLGHHISNDTIRDYIIETREFPEPVGPYDIALIGEYNIGGDAWSTKPLLEECGFNVKAVWTGDGEMDRIAATHQVKLNVIHCYRSMNYMCKVMEEKYGIPWIELNFFGPTKIRESLRKLAELFDDSIKEKVEAVIAKYDPQMQAIIEEYKPRLDGKKVMLYVGGLRPRHTINAYEDLGMTCVGSGYEFAHTDDYDRTASEMPDATVVYDDASEIEMEHFAHILKPDLIGSGIKEKYLFQKMAIPFRQMHSWDYSGPYHGYKGFPIFARDIDMAVNSPTWKLVEAPF from the coding sequence ATGTCCACTGAAATCAAGACAGTAGAAGGAATCACCAAAGAGTCCACCCAGGCCATGATCAACGAGGTCCTGGAGCTCTATCCCGAGAAGGGGAAGAAAAAGCGCGCCGCGCACCTCGCCCCCAACGACCAGGCTTCCGGTTCGGCCTGCGTGAAATCGAACAAGAAGACCGTCCCCGGCGTGATGAGCGCCCGCGGCTGCGCCTACGCAGGCGCCAAGGGGGTGGTATGGGGCCCGATCCGCGACATGGTGCACGTATCGCACGGCCCCGTCGGCTGCGGCTGGTACTCCTGGGGAACCCGGCGTAACCTCATGAGCGGCATTACCGGCGTCAACAGTTTCCCGATGCAGTTCACCTCCGACTTTCAGGAGAAGGACGTCGTCTACGGCGGCGACAAGAAACTCGCCACGCTGCTCCAGGAAGCGAAGGATCTTTTCCCGCTGGCGAAGGGGATCTCGGTTCTCTCCGAATGCCCGGTCGGCCTGATCGGCGACGACATCAATCAGGTCGCCAAGGTAGCCTCGAAGGAACTGGACATTCCCGTCATACCCTGTAACTGCGAGGGATTCCGCGGTGTTTCCCAGTCCCTGGGGCACCACATATCCAACGACACCATCCGTGATTACATCATCGAGACCCGCGAGTTCCCGGAGCCGGTCGGCCCCTACGACATCGCTCTCATCGGCGAGTACAACATCGGCGGTGACGCATGGTCCACCAAGCCTCTGCTCGAGGAGTGCGGGTTCAACGTCAAGGCGGTCTGGACCGGCGATGGCGAGATGGACCGCATCGCGGCCACGCACCAGGTGAAGCTGAACGTGATCCACTGCTACCGTTCCATGAACTACATGTGCAAGGTCATGGAGGAGAAATACGGCATCCCCTGGATCGAGCTCAACTTTTTCGGCCCGACCAAGATCAGGGAAAGCCTGAGAAAACTTGCCGAACTCTTCGACGACAGCATCAAGGAGAAGGTCGAGGCGGTGATCGCGAAATACGATCCGCAGATGCAGGCGATCATCGAGGAGTACAAGCCGCGCCTGGACGGCAAGAAGGTGATGCTCTACGTGGGCGGTCTGCGCCCCCGCCACACCATCAACGCCTACGAGGACCTCGGCATGACCTGCGTCGGTTCCGGCTACGAGTTCGCCCACACCGACGATTACGACAGGACCGCGTCCGAAATGCCTGATGCCACAGTCGTTTACGACGACGCCTCCGAGATCGAGATGGAGCACTTCGCCCACATCCTTAAGCCCGACCTGATCGGCTCCGGCATAAAGGAGAAGTACCTGTTCCAGAAGATGGCCATCCCGTTCCGCCAGATGCACAGCTGGGACTACTCCGGCCCCTATCACGGCTACAAGGGGTTCCCGATTTTCGCCCGCGACATCGACATGGCGGTCAACAGCCCGACATGGAAACTGGTAGAGGCGCCGTTCTAG
- a CDS encoding sensor domain-containing diguanylate cyclase yields MYLSKESYKKIIGDLRDGLYIVDLDRKIVFWNHAAERISGYSAEEVVGKPCADNILCHVDDVGLNLCCSECPLASTIEEGLPHDAAVFLHHKNGHRIPVSVRVIPLTDDSGTVIGGVEMFSDSSHQAVNELRLQELEKLALLDGLTQLANRRYLDRELESRLEELNRYDIPFGILFMDIDDFKGVNDRYGHETGDRVLQFVAGTLSANSRPFDLYGRWGGEEFVGIIRNVTAANLKHLGQRLRRLVEKSFVLVEGEALRVTISIGATMAVENDTVQTLLSRADALMYQSKAAGKNRLTIG; encoded by the coding sequence ATGTATCTCAGCAAAGAGTCGTACAAAAAGATCATTGGTGACCTGCGGGATGGGCTGTACATCGTCGATCTGGACCGGAAAATCGTCTTTTGGAACCACGCGGCGGAAAGGATATCAGGGTACAGCGCCGAGGAGGTCGTTGGCAAGCCATGCGCCGACAACATCCTTTGCCACGTCGATGATGTCGGCCTGAACCTCTGCTGCAGCGAATGCCCACTCGCCTCCACCATCGAGGAGGGGCTCCCTCACGACGCCGCGGTCTTTTTGCACCACAAAAACGGCCACCGGATACCGGTGTCGGTGCGCGTCATCCCCCTCACCGACGACTCGGGCACGGTGATAGGTGGCGTCGAGATGTTCTCCGACAGCAGCCACCAGGCCGTCAACGAACTCCGCCTGCAGGAACTGGAAAAGCTGGCCCTGCTTGACGGGCTCACCCAGCTTGCCAACCGCCGCTATCTCGACCGCGAACTCGAGTCCCGCCTCGAGGAGCTGAACCGGTACGATATCCCTTTCGGCATCCTTTTCATGGACATCGACGACTTCAAGGGGGTCAACGACCGTTACGGACACGAGACGGGGGACCGGGTGCTTCAGTTCGTCGCCGGTACCCTGAGCGCCAACTCCCGTCCGTTCGACCTGTACGGCCGCTGGGGAGGCGAGGAATTCGTCGGCATCATCCGCAACGTAACCGCTGCCAATCTGAAGCACTTGGGACAGCGTCTGCGCCGGCTGGTCGAAAAATCCTTCGTACTGGTGGAAGGCGAAGCCCTTCGGGTCACCATCTCCATCGGGGCGACCATGGCCGTTGAAAACGATACCGTGCAGACGTTGCTGTCTCGCGCGGACGCCCTGATGTATCAGAGCAAGGCCGCCGGCAAGAACCGGCTCACCATCGGCTGA